Proteins from one Syngnathus scovelli strain Florida chromosome 9, RoL_Ssco_1.2, whole genome shotgun sequence genomic window:
- the LOC125974867 gene encoding CREB-regulated transcription coactivator 2 isoform X8, with protein MSAGSGGPASGPGGPAAAAAAGVGNPRKFSEKIALHTQRQAEETAAFHEVMMDITSTRLQAQKLRLAHTQGPYYGGSLPNVNQIGRGPQDLQGTFPPSLESARSTRHHGLVERVHRERRFVPPIRPYRSRQADNSPYNSAYLSPPPDPGWRRTNSDSALHTSAMNPPSGEPFATGGHALAPHGGRRNVFPYPVPPIEENVLDDAKLVANKAWDAKKFPVMISRPKSCEVPGINVFMSPELPLAPAHGVPSALNISGSLPDLSSLHFPSPLPTPLDQDEPAYPGGSTGNLASTLTQLGINVGDAEGSNGASNRYHQPSLLGSLGGAASNPSLQSSLSNPNIRASLSSHSFRNSLSSASLQSSLSNPSLQSSLCSSPSLPSSLSSQSLHSSLSSSSLQSASGNPAYGVASGSASYTPSLSTSPRRRPQPSPLILPVLGGDVRRHHAKQFSPTISPTLSSIAQGVPLDTSKLPLDQRLPPYPLGQQPPLVSQHQAQTQLVHLPQPPQNLLNTQHFGTQQQHMSSSQVNSPLAKNNSALQAYLHGALTSQCQLKQEAEQTRSANFPQLHLTSDLYNDALLNSLLDDSYVNLQLGGKAGPQFPTESPSDILAHSVLSGSHADTQALQHSFDQTVLNQNQNLNYDGSARQNIPNIILTGDSSPPGLSKEIASALSHVPGFEMSPFSLDDPLQMDALALDMLEGDLMLADPAVEDSFRSDRLK; from the exons ATGTCTGCGGGCTCAGGCGGCCCAGCATCGGGACCCGGCGGCcccgcggcggcggcagcagcgggtGTCGGCAACCCCCGCAAGTTTAGCGAGAAGATCGCGCTTCACACGCAGCGGCAGGCCGAGGAGACGGCCGCCTTCCACGAGGTCATGATGGACATCACGTCGACCAGG CTGCAGGCTCAGAAGCTCCGGCTGGCCCACACCCAGGGTCCCTACTACGGCGGCTCGCTACCCAACGTCAACCAGATCGGCCGCGGGCCACAGGACCTGCAG GGCACCTTCCCGCCGTCGCTGGAGTCTGCTCGCTCCACGCGCCATCATGGCCTGGTGGAGCGTGTCCACAGGGAGCGCCGCTTCGTGCCACCCATCAGGCCCTATCGCAGCCGCCAA GCGGACAACTCTCCTTACAACTCAGCCTACTTGTCCCCCCCACCGGACCCCGGCTGGAGAAG GACCAACTCTGACTCGGCCCTCCACACCAGCGCGATGAACCCGCCATCGGGTGAACCCTTCGCCACAGGAGGTCACGCCCTCGCGCCCCATGGCGGAAGACGCAATG TTTTTCCGTACCCCGTCCCGCCCATCGAGGAGAATGTGCTGGACGACGCCAAGCTGGTTGCTAACAAGGCTTGGGATGCCAAGAAG TTTCCTGTGATGATCTCCCGACCAAAGTCATGTGAAGTTCCTGGCATCAA CGTCTTCATGTCGCCCGAGCTGCCGTTGGCTCCTGCCCACGGCGTCCCATCGGCCCTCAACATCAGCGGCTCTCTGCCAGACCTGTCCAGCCTCCACTTCCCCTCGCCCCTGCCCACCCCGCTGGACCAGGATGAGCCTGCTTACCCTGGCGGCAGCACAGGCAATCTGGCCTCCACCCTCACCCAGCTGGGCATTAACGTCGGCGACGCCGAGGGAAGCAACGGCGCCTCCAACCGTTACCATCAGCCCA GTCTGCTGGGCTCGCTGGGGGGCGCGGCGAGCAACCCGTCCCTGCAATCGTCACTGAGCAACCCCAACATCCGGGCCTCGCTCAGTAGCCACTCTTTCCGCAACTCTCTAAGCTCCGCCTCCTTGCAGTCGTCGCTCAGCAACCCCTCGCTGCAGTCGTCCCTGTGCTCCTCTCCCTCCCTTCCCTCCTCCCTCAGCAGCCAATCACTACACTCGTCCCTCAGTAGCTCCTCCCTCCAGTCAGCCTCCGGGAACCCCGCCTATGGTGTCGCCTCTGGCTCCGCCTCCTACACTCCCTCGCTCAGCACCTCACCGCGCAGACGACCGCAGCCCTCGCCACTCATCCTGCCCGTTTTGGGTGGGGATGTCCGGCGACATCACGCCAAGCAGTTCTCGCCCACCATCTCGCCCACGCTGTCCTCCATCGCGCAG GGTGTGCCGCTGGACACGAGTAAGCTGCCTCTGGATCAACGCCTACCGCCATACCCTCTGGGCCAGCAGCCCCCCCTAGTGAGTCAGCATCAAGCGCAGACGCAGTTGGTCCATCTACCGCAGCCGCCGCAGAACCTGCTCAACACTCAGCACTTTGGAACG cagcagcagcatatgAGCAGCTCTCAGGTCAACTCGCCACTGGCGAAGAACAACAGCGCCTTGCAGGCGTACCTCCACGGCGCCTTGACCTCCCAGTGCCAGCTCAAGCAGGAGGCGGAGCAAACTCGGAGTGCAAACTTCCCCCAATTGCACttgacctccgacctgtacaac GACGCCTTGCTCAATTCCTTGCTGGACGACTCGTACGTTAACCTGCAGCTTGGCGGCAAAGCCGGCCCGCAG TTCCCCACAGAGAGTCCGAGTGACATCCTAGCCCACAGCGTGCTGAGCGGCAGCCATGCTGACACCCAGGCATTGCAGCATTCCTTCGATCAAACTGTACTCAACCAGAACCAGAATCTCAACTACGACGGAAGCGCTCGCCAGAACATCCCCAACATCATCTTGACAG GTGACTCTTCTCCACCGGGTCTGTCCAAAGAGATTGCCAGCGCCCTGTCGCACGTGCCAGGTTTCGAGATGAGCCCCTTCTCGCTCGACGACCCGCTGCAAATGGACGCACTGGCCCTGGATATGCTGGAGGGAGACCTGATGCTGGCTGACCCCGCCGTAGAGGACTCCTTCCGCTCGGACAGACTCAAGTGA
- the LOC125974867 gene encoding CREB-regulated transcription coactivator 2 isoform X6, translating to MSAGSGGPASGPGGPAAAAAAGVGNPRKFSEKIALHTQRQAEETAAFHEVMMDITSTRLQAQKLRLAHTQGPYYGGSLPNVNQIGRGPQDLQGTFPPSLESARSTRHHGLVERVHRERRFVPPIRPYRSRQADNSPYNSAYLSPPPDPGWRRNWSAGIFPGGKSHLLRLPSAALNRTNSDSALHTSAMNPPSGEPFATGGHALAPHGGRRNVFPYPVPPIEENVLDDAKLVANKAWDAKKFPVMISRPKSCEVPGINVFMSPELPLAPAHGVPSALNISGSLPDLSSLHFPSPLPTPLDQDEPAYPGGSTGNLASTLTQLGINVGDAEGSNGASNRYHQPSLLGSLGGAASNPSLQSSLSNPNIRASLSSHSFRNSLSSASLQSSLSNPSLQSSLCSSPSLPSSLSSQSLHSSLSSSSLQSASGNPAYGVASGSASYTPSLSTSPRRRPQPSPLILPVLGGDVRRHHAKQFSPTISPTLSSIAQGVPLDTSKLPLDQRLPPYPLGQQPPLVSQHQAQTQLVHLPQPPQNLLNTQHFGTQQHMSSSQVNSPLAKNNSALQAYLHGALTSQCQLKQEAEQTRSANFPQLHLTSDLYNDALLNSLLDDSYVNLQLGGKAGPQFPTESPSDILAHSVLSGSHADTQALQHSFDQTVLNQNQNLNYDGSARQNIPNIILTGDSSPPGLSKEIASALSHVPGFEMSPFSLDDPLQMDALALDMLEGDLMLADPAVEDSFRSDRLK from the exons ATGTCTGCGGGCTCAGGCGGCCCAGCATCGGGACCCGGCGGCcccgcggcggcggcagcagcgggtGTCGGCAACCCCCGCAAGTTTAGCGAGAAGATCGCGCTTCACACGCAGCGGCAGGCCGAGGAGACGGCCGCCTTCCACGAGGTCATGATGGACATCACGTCGACCAGG CTGCAGGCTCAGAAGCTCCGGCTGGCCCACACCCAGGGTCCCTACTACGGCGGCTCGCTACCCAACGTCAACCAGATCGGCCGCGGGCCACAGGACCTGCAG GGCACCTTCCCGCCGTCGCTGGAGTCTGCTCGCTCCACGCGCCATCATGGCCTGGTGGAGCGTGTCCACAGGGAGCGCCGCTTCGTGCCACCCATCAGGCCCTATCGCAGCCGCCAA GCGGACAACTCTCCTTACAACTCAGCCTACTTGTCCCCCCCACCGGACCCCGGCTGGAGAAG GAATTGGTCTGCTGGAATCTTCCCGGGGGGAAAAAGCCACTTGTTACGTCTTCCAAGCGCCGCGCTCAACAG GACCAACTCTGACTCGGCCCTCCACACCAGCGCGATGAACCCGCCATCGGGTGAACCCTTCGCCACAGGAGGTCACGCCCTCGCGCCCCATGGCGGAAGACGCAATG TTTTTCCGTACCCCGTCCCGCCCATCGAGGAGAATGTGCTGGACGACGCCAAGCTGGTTGCTAACAAGGCTTGGGATGCCAAGAAG TTTCCTGTGATGATCTCCCGACCAAAGTCATGTGAAGTTCCTGGCATCAA CGTCTTCATGTCGCCCGAGCTGCCGTTGGCTCCTGCCCACGGCGTCCCATCGGCCCTCAACATCAGCGGCTCTCTGCCAGACCTGTCCAGCCTCCACTTCCCCTCGCCCCTGCCCACCCCGCTGGACCAGGATGAGCCTGCTTACCCTGGCGGCAGCACAGGCAATCTGGCCTCCACCCTCACCCAGCTGGGCATTAACGTCGGCGACGCCGAGGGAAGCAACGGCGCCTCCAACCGTTACCATCAGCCCA GTCTGCTGGGCTCGCTGGGGGGCGCGGCGAGCAACCCGTCCCTGCAATCGTCACTGAGCAACCCCAACATCCGGGCCTCGCTCAGTAGCCACTCTTTCCGCAACTCTCTAAGCTCCGCCTCCTTGCAGTCGTCGCTCAGCAACCCCTCGCTGCAGTCGTCCCTGTGCTCCTCTCCCTCCCTTCCCTCCTCCCTCAGCAGCCAATCACTACACTCGTCCCTCAGTAGCTCCTCCCTCCAGTCAGCCTCCGGGAACCCCGCCTATGGTGTCGCCTCTGGCTCCGCCTCCTACACTCCCTCGCTCAGCACCTCACCGCGCAGACGACCGCAGCCCTCGCCACTCATCCTGCCCGTTTTGGGTGGGGATGTCCGGCGACATCACGCCAAGCAGTTCTCGCCCACCATCTCGCCCACGCTGTCCTCCATCGCGCAG GGTGTGCCGCTGGACACGAGTAAGCTGCCTCTGGATCAACGCCTACCGCCATACCCTCTGGGCCAGCAGCCCCCCCTAGTGAGTCAGCATCAAGCGCAGACGCAGTTGGTCCATCTACCGCAGCCGCCGCAGAACCTGCTCAACACTCAGCACTTTGGAACG cagcagcatatgAGCAGCTCTCAGGTCAACTCGCCACTGGCGAAGAACAACAGCGCCTTGCAGGCGTACCTCCACGGCGCCTTGACCTCCCAGTGCCAGCTCAAGCAGGAGGCGGAGCAAACTCGGAGTGCAAACTTCCCCCAATTGCACttgacctccgacctgtacaac GACGCCTTGCTCAATTCCTTGCTGGACGACTCGTACGTTAACCTGCAGCTTGGCGGCAAAGCCGGCCCGCAG TTCCCCACAGAGAGTCCGAGTGACATCCTAGCCCACAGCGTGCTGAGCGGCAGCCATGCTGACACCCAGGCATTGCAGCATTCCTTCGATCAAACTGTACTCAACCAGAACCAGAATCTCAACTACGACGGAAGCGCTCGCCAGAACATCCCCAACATCATCTTGACAG GTGACTCTTCTCCACCGGGTCTGTCCAAAGAGATTGCCAGCGCCCTGTCGCACGTGCCAGGTTTCGAGATGAGCCCCTTCTCGCTCGACGACCCGCTGCAAATGGACGCACTGGCCCTGGATATGCTGGAGGGAGACCTGATGCTGGCTGACCCCGCCGTAGAGGACTCCTTCCGCTCGGACAGACTCAAGTGA
- the LOC125974867 gene encoding CREB-regulated transcription coactivator 2 isoform X5 codes for MSAGSGGPASGPGGPAAAAAAGVGNPRKFSEKIALHTQRQAEETAAFHEVMMDITSTRLQAQKLRLAHTQGPYYGGSLPNVNQIGRGPQDLQGTFPPSLESARSTRHHGLVERVHRERRFVPPIRPYRSRQADNSPYNSAYLSPPPDPGWRRNWSAGIFPGGKSHLLRLPSAALNRTNSDSALHTSAMNPPSGEPFATGGHALAPHGGRRNVFPYPVPPIEENVLDDAKLVANKAWDAKKFPVMISRPKSCEVPGINVFMSPELPLAPAHGVPSALNISGSLPDLSSLHFPSPLPTPLDQDEPAYPGGSTGNLASTLTQLGINVGDAEGSNGASNRYHQPSLLGSLGGAASNPSLQSSLSNPNIRASLSSHSFRNSLSSASLQSSLSNPSLQSSLCSSPSLPSSLSSQSLHSSLSSSSLQSASGNPAYGVASGSASYTPSLSTSPRRRPQPSPLILPVLGGDVRRHHAKQFSPTISPTLSSIAQGVPLDTSKLPLDQRLPPYPLGQQPPLVSQHQAQTQLVHLPQPPQNLLNTQHFGTQQQHMSSSQVNSPLAKNNSALQAYLHGALTSQCQLKQEAEQTRSANFPQLHLTSDLYNDALLNSLLDDSYVNLQLGGKAGPQFPTESPSDILAHSVLSGSHADTQALQHSFDQTVLNQNQNLNYDGSARQNIPNIILTGDSSPPGLSKEIASALSHVPGFEMSPFSLDDPLQMDALALDMLEGDLMLADPAVEDSFRSDRLK; via the exons ATGTCTGCGGGCTCAGGCGGCCCAGCATCGGGACCCGGCGGCcccgcggcggcggcagcagcgggtGTCGGCAACCCCCGCAAGTTTAGCGAGAAGATCGCGCTTCACACGCAGCGGCAGGCCGAGGAGACGGCCGCCTTCCACGAGGTCATGATGGACATCACGTCGACCAGG CTGCAGGCTCAGAAGCTCCGGCTGGCCCACACCCAGGGTCCCTACTACGGCGGCTCGCTACCCAACGTCAACCAGATCGGCCGCGGGCCACAGGACCTGCAG GGCACCTTCCCGCCGTCGCTGGAGTCTGCTCGCTCCACGCGCCATCATGGCCTGGTGGAGCGTGTCCACAGGGAGCGCCGCTTCGTGCCACCCATCAGGCCCTATCGCAGCCGCCAA GCGGACAACTCTCCTTACAACTCAGCCTACTTGTCCCCCCCACCGGACCCCGGCTGGAGAAG GAATTGGTCTGCTGGAATCTTCCCGGGGGGAAAAAGCCACTTGTTACGTCTTCCAAGCGCCGCGCTCAACAG GACCAACTCTGACTCGGCCCTCCACACCAGCGCGATGAACCCGCCATCGGGTGAACCCTTCGCCACAGGAGGTCACGCCCTCGCGCCCCATGGCGGAAGACGCAATG TTTTTCCGTACCCCGTCCCGCCCATCGAGGAGAATGTGCTGGACGACGCCAAGCTGGTTGCTAACAAGGCTTGGGATGCCAAGAAG TTTCCTGTGATGATCTCCCGACCAAAGTCATGTGAAGTTCCTGGCATCAA CGTCTTCATGTCGCCCGAGCTGCCGTTGGCTCCTGCCCACGGCGTCCCATCGGCCCTCAACATCAGCGGCTCTCTGCCAGACCTGTCCAGCCTCCACTTCCCCTCGCCCCTGCCCACCCCGCTGGACCAGGATGAGCCTGCTTACCCTGGCGGCAGCACAGGCAATCTGGCCTCCACCCTCACCCAGCTGGGCATTAACGTCGGCGACGCCGAGGGAAGCAACGGCGCCTCCAACCGTTACCATCAGCCCA GTCTGCTGGGCTCGCTGGGGGGCGCGGCGAGCAACCCGTCCCTGCAATCGTCACTGAGCAACCCCAACATCCGGGCCTCGCTCAGTAGCCACTCTTTCCGCAACTCTCTAAGCTCCGCCTCCTTGCAGTCGTCGCTCAGCAACCCCTCGCTGCAGTCGTCCCTGTGCTCCTCTCCCTCCCTTCCCTCCTCCCTCAGCAGCCAATCACTACACTCGTCCCTCAGTAGCTCCTCCCTCCAGTCAGCCTCCGGGAACCCCGCCTATGGTGTCGCCTCTGGCTCCGCCTCCTACACTCCCTCGCTCAGCACCTCACCGCGCAGACGACCGCAGCCCTCGCCACTCATCCTGCCCGTTTTGGGTGGGGATGTCCGGCGACATCACGCCAAGCAGTTCTCGCCCACCATCTCGCCCACGCTGTCCTCCATCGCGCAG GGTGTGCCGCTGGACACGAGTAAGCTGCCTCTGGATCAACGCCTACCGCCATACCCTCTGGGCCAGCAGCCCCCCCTAGTGAGTCAGCATCAAGCGCAGACGCAGTTGGTCCATCTACCGCAGCCGCCGCAGAACCTGCTCAACACTCAGCACTTTGGAACG cagcagcagcatatgAGCAGCTCTCAGGTCAACTCGCCACTGGCGAAGAACAACAGCGCCTTGCAGGCGTACCTCCACGGCGCCTTGACCTCCCAGTGCCAGCTCAAGCAGGAGGCGGAGCAAACTCGGAGTGCAAACTTCCCCCAATTGCACttgacctccgacctgtacaac GACGCCTTGCTCAATTCCTTGCTGGACGACTCGTACGTTAACCTGCAGCTTGGCGGCAAAGCCGGCCCGCAG TTCCCCACAGAGAGTCCGAGTGACATCCTAGCCCACAGCGTGCTGAGCGGCAGCCATGCTGACACCCAGGCATTGCAGCATTCCTTCGATCAAACTGTACTCAACCAGAACCAGAATCTCAACTACGACGGAAGCGCTCGCCAGAACATCCCCAACATCATCTTGACAG GTGACTCTTCTCCACCGGGTCTGTCCAAAGAGATTGCCAGCGCCCTGTCGCACGTGCCAGGTTTCGAGATGAGCCCCTTCTCGCTCGACGACCCGCTGCAAATGGACGCACTGGCCCTGGATATGCTGGAGGGAGACCTGATGCTGGCTGACCCCGCCGTAGAGGACTCCTTCCGCTCGGACAGACTCAAGTGA
- the LOC125974867 gene encoding CREB-regulated transcription coactivator 2 isoform X1 — protein MSAGSGGPASGPGGPAAAAAAGVGNPRKFSEKIALHTQRQAEETAAFHEVMMDITSTRLQAQKLRLAHTQGPYYGGSLPNVNQIGRGPQDLQGTFPPSLESARSTRHHGLVERVHRERRFVPPIRPYRSRQQADNSPYNSAYLSPPPDPGWRRNWSAGIFPGGKSHLLRLPSAALNRTNSDSALHTSAMNPPSGEPFATGGHALAPHGGRRNGENPAHSEPRPIKRHCFAVSPHQPYLSLVFPYPVPPIEENVLDDAKLVANKAWDAKKFPVMISRPKSCEVPGINVFMSPELPLAPAHGVPSALNISGSLPDLSSLHFPSPLPTPLDQDEPAYPGGSTGNLASTLTQLGINVGDAEGSNGASNRYHQPSLLGSLGGAASNPSLQSSLSNPNIRASLSSHSFRNSLSSASLQSSLSNPSLQSSLCSSPSLPSSLSSQSLHSSLSSSSLQSASGNPAYGVASGSASYTPSLSTSPRRRPQPSPLILPVLGGDVRRHHAKQFSPTISPTLSSIAQGVPLDTSKLPLDQRLPPYPLGQQPPLVSQHQAQTQLVHLPQPPQNLLNTQHFGTQQQHMSSSQVNSPLAKNNSALQAYLHGALTSQCQLKQEAEQTRSANFPQLHLTSDLYNDALLNSLLDDSYVNLQLGGKAGPQFPTESPSDILAHSVLSGSHADTQALQHSFDQTVLNQNQNLNYDGSARQNIPNIILTGDSSPPGLSKEIASALSHVPGFEMSPFSLDDPLQMDALALDMLEGDLMLADPAVEDSFRSDRLK, from the exons ATGTCTGCGGGCTCAGGCGGCCCAGCATCGGGACCCGGCGGCcccgcggcggcggcagcagcgggtGTCGGCAACCCCCGCAAGTTTAGCGAGAAGATCGCGCTTCACACGCAGCGGCAGGCCGAGGAGACGGCCGCCTTCCACGAGGTCATGATGGACATCACGTCGACCAGG CTGCAGGCTCAGAAGCTCCGGCTGGCCCACACCCAGGGTCCCTACTACGGCGGCTCGCTACCCAACGTCAACCAGATCGGCCGCGGGCCACAGGACCTGCAG GGCACCTTCCCGCCGTCGCTGGAGTCTGCTCGCTCCACGCGCCATCATGGCCTGGTGGAGCGTGTCCACAGGGAGCGCCGCTTCGTGCCACCCATCAGGCCCTATCGCAGCCGCCAA CAGGCGGACAACTCTCCTTACAACTCAGCCTACTTGTCCCCCCCACCGGACCCCGGCTGGAGAAG GAATTGGTCTGCTGGAATCTTCCCGGGGGGAAAAAGCCACTTGTTACGTCTTCCAAGCGCCGCGCTCAACAG GACCAACTCTGACTCGGCCCTCCACACCAGCGCGATGAACCCGCCATCGGGTGAACCCTTCGCCACAGGAGGTCACGCCCTCGCGCCCCATGGCGGAAGACGCAATGGTGAGAACCCTGCCCACTCGGAGCCTCGGCCAATCAAACGGCATTGTTTCGCTGTGTCACCGCACCAACCTTATCTGTCCTTAGTTTTTCCGTACCCCGTCCCGCCCATCGAGGAGAATGTGCTGGACGACGCCAAGCTGGTTGCTAACAAGGCTTGGGATGCCAAGAAG TTTCCTGTGATGATCTCCCGACCAAAGTCATGTGAAGTTCCTGGCATCAA CGTCTTCATGTCGCCCGAGCTGCCGTTGGCTCCTGCCCACGGCGTCCCATCGGCCCTCAACATCAGCGGCTCTCTGCCAGACCTGTCCAGCCTCCACTTCCCCTCGCCCCTGCCCACCCCGCTGGACCAGGATGAGCCTGCTTACCCTGGCGGCAGCACAGGCAATCTGGCCTCCACCCTCACCCAGCTGGGCATTAACGTCGGCGACGCCGAGGGAAGCAACGGCGCCTCCAACCGTTACCATCAGCCCA GTCTGCTGGGCTCGCTGGGGGGCGCGGCGAGCAACCCGTCCCTGCAATCGTCACTGAGCAACCCCAACATCCGGGCCTCGCTCAGTAGCCACTCTTTCCGCAACTCTCTAAGCTCCGCCTCCTTGCAGTCGTCGCTCAGCAACCCCTCGCTGCAGTCGTCCCTGTGCTCCTCTCCCTCCCTTCCCTCCTCCCTCAGCAGCCAATCACTACACTCGTCCCTCAGTAGCTCCTCCCTCCAGTCAGCCTCCGGGAACCCCGCCTATGGTGTCGCCTCTGGCTCCGCCTCCTACACTCCCTCGCTCAGCACCTCACCGCGCAGACGACCGCAGCCCTCGCCACTCATCCTGCCCGTTTTGGGTGGGGATGTCCGGCGACATCACGCCAAGCAGTTCTCGCCCACCATCTCGCCCACGCTGTCCTCCATCGCGCAG GGTGTGCCGCTGGACACGAGTAAGCTGCCTCTGGATCAACGCCTACCGCCATACCCTCTGGGCCAGCAGCCCCCCCTAGTGAGTCAGCATCAAGCGCAGACGCAGTTGGTCCATCTACCGCAGCCGCCGCAGAACCTGCTCAACACTCAGCACTTTGGAACG cagcagcagcatatgAGCAGCTCTCAGGTCAACTCGCCACTGGCGAAGAACAACAGCGCCTTGCAGGCGTACCTCCACGGCGCCTTGACCTCCCAGTGCCAGCTCAAGCAGGAGGCGGAGCAAACTCGGAGTGCAAACTTCCCCCAATTGCACttgacctccgacctgtacaac GACGCCTTGCTCAATTCCTTGCTGGACGACTCGTACGTTAACCTGCAGCTTGGCGGCAAAGCCGGCCCGCAG TTCCCCACAGAGAGTCCGAGTGACATCCTAGCCCACAGCGTGCTGAGCGGCAGCCATGCTGACACCCAGGCATTGCAGCATTCCTTCGATCAAACTGTACTCAACCAGAACCAGAATCTCAACTACGACGGAAGCGCTCGCCAGAACATCCCCAACATCATCTTGACAG GTGACTCTTCTCCACCGGGTCTGTCCAAAGAGATTGCCAGCGCCCTGTCGCACGTGCCAGGTTTCGAGATGAGCCCCTTCTCGCTCGACGACCCGCTGCAAATGGACGCACTGGCCCTGGATATGCTGGAGGGAGACCTGATGCTGGCTGACCCCGCCGTAGAGGACTCCTTCCGCTCGGACAGACTCAAGTGA